In the genome of Anabrus simplex isolate iqAnaSimp1 chromosome 6, ASM4041472v1, whole genome shotgun sequence, one region contains:
- the LOC137501192 gene encoding piggyBac transposable element-derived protein 3-like, with the protein MADCYSTDQDDVDKILQLLESGNLSDLDLSDEDDNVEPHVQSNKFFIREGGDRVLPEDTVQENGAASNWDRDFASDNVDSASNANLETTEKQNIKWRRRSFDRLHNPWHKSESETDIVHMNPINYFKLYLPDSIFEQMANFTNIYALQNNILNFNPTDMLEIQTLIGLHIATGTLKLPRVRLFWDQFVGMNLFLDSMSRDRFFKLRTNLHIVNNLDRPESCQDKMFKVRPLYNSVRERCLQLSLEENLCVDEQIVPFRGNLSFKQYVKGKPTPWGVKIFVLCGKSGQAYDFLVYQGSTTELDQDTLKKFGLGASVVLHLAKRIDGEGHKLFYDNFFSSYNLLQLLKSRKICAGGTARLNRFANPPLLCDKDLKKKGQGSFDQVVSADGDVVVVKWMDNRSVALASNFVGSGELDVVERWDRVLKTYVKVSRPEIVRLYNHAMGGVDLLDQLIALYRIYIRSRKWTLRLIFHIIDFAIVCSWLEYKRDCTAVGVPVKNVLDLLHFRMRIAESLVKAGKPQSKKRGRPSCAESQPKSNPKRSKEEQRPIPEVRQDLVDHMPHLDGNKEGKRCKNKLCNQKTHSYCDKCMVHLCIKKDRNCFVDFHRPGRITVTQ; encoded by the exons ATGGCTGACTGCTACTCTACTGACCAAG ATGATGTGGACAAAATATTACAGCTCCTAGAATCTGGAAACCTATCGGATTTGGATCTGAGTGATGAAGATGATAATGTGGAACCTCATGTACagtccaataaattctttattCGTGAAGGAGGTGATAGAGTGCTGCCTGAAGATACAGTGCAAGAAAATGGTGCAGCAAGTAACTGGGATAGGGATTTTGCTAGTGACAATGTGGATAGTGCAAGTAATGCTAATTTAGAGACGACTGAAAAGCAAAATATAAAATGGAGAAGGCGTTCATTTGACAGACTTCACAATCCTTGGCACAAGTCTGAATCTGAAACTGACATAGTGCACATGAATCCTATCAATTATTTCAAGTTGTATCTTCCTGATAGTATTTTTGAACAAATGGCAAATTTTACAAACATTTATGCCCTACAGAATAATATATTGAATTTTAACCCTACAGATATGCTCGAAATTCAGACTCTAATTGGCCTCCACATTGCAACTGGTACTTTGAAGCTTCCAAGGGTTAGATTGTTTTGGGATCAGTTCGTTGGAATGAATTTATTCTTAGATTCTATGTCTAGAGACAGATTTTTCAAACTACGTACAAACCTACACATTGTCAACAATCTTGACAGACCTGAATCATGTCAAGATAAAATGTTCAAAGTCAGACCTTTGTACAATTCTGTTAGGGAACGATGTCTTCAGTTAAGTTTGGAAGAAAACCTTTGTGTAGACGAACAAATAGTACCCTTTAGAGGAAATTTGTCATTTAAGCAGTACGTTAAAGGAAAGCCCACTCCTTGGGGAGTAAAGATTTTTGTATTGTGTGGGAAATCAGGTCAGGCCTATGACTTCCTGGTGTATCAGGGCTCAACAACTGAGCTTGATCAGGATACCCTCAAGAAATTTGGATTGGGAGCTTCTGTTGTTCTACACCTAGCAAAACGAATAGACGGAGAAGGTCACAAACTATTTTACGACAATTTCTTCTCCTCATACAATCTTCTTCAGCTATTAAAAAGCAGAAAGATATGTGCTGGAGGTACTGCAAGGCTCAACAGGTTTGCTAACCCTCCTCTCCTATGTGATAAAGACTTGAAGAAGAAGGGGCAAGGAAGTTTTGATCAAGTTGTTAGTGCTGATGGTGATGTAGTAGTGGTTAAATGGATGGACAATCGGTCAGTAGCACTTGCTTCCAATTTTGTTGGGTCTGGTGAGTTAGACGTAGTTGAAAGGTGGGACAGAGTACTGAAAACCTACGTAAAAGTTTCACGACCAGAGATTGTGAGACTGTATAATCATGCAATGGGAGGTGTCGATCTATTGGATCAGCTGATTGCTCTGTATCGTATTTATATTCGCTCAAGGAAGTGGACTTTGAGACTTATTTTCCACATTATTGACTTTGCTATTGTTTGCAGTTGGTTGGAATATAAGCGCGACTGTACTGCAGTTGGAGTTCCAGTGAAAAACGTTCTTGATCTTCTGCATTTTAGAATGCGTATTGCAGAAAGTCTTGTAAAGGCAGGAAAACCCCAatcaaagaaacgtggaagaccAAGTTGTGCAGAAAGTCAACCTAAAAGCAATCCCAAGCGCAGTAAAGAGGAACAGCGTCCTATTCCAGAAGTTCGTCAAGACCTTGTTGACCACATGCCACATTTAGATGGAAACAAGGAAGGCAAACGGTGTAAAAACAAACTTTGCAATCAAAAAACACATTCCTATTGCGACAAATGTATGGTTCACTTATGTATTAAGAAGGACAGAAATTGTTTCGTTGATTTCCATCGTCCTGGCAGAATTACAGTGACACAGTAA